A genomic stretch from Colwellia sp. Arc7-635 includes:
- a CDS encoding ATP-binding protein has product MNRLFINLYLVIILGLLSINWLSEQLWQQFVESEHAQSQQWHHIEQVAKILPILQGQKHQTKESIISQLSKTLDVPIKTSLMNNFYWLEEQKVKLMSGQVLRNYDEQDNVIFYVKVLESPIVYQVGPVNQSMSSIAHSQDFKWLFLCVSYLLLGGVIALWTRPLWRDLNQLNHMASEIADGKLDLAIYTNKHSPIKKIVITFKDMAHRIIRLLSDQKQLVNAVSHELRTPLSRLRFSLAMLEGANEEQRKDMVQDVSEIEALIDEMLSYARLENINQDIKKSSVELTSLISNQINKLVRISDISITWQKPAPCYYHCNEHLLERAIQNLSTNALRYAKGSIEISLVNTQDHIEIMVEDDGQGIDKQDRDKIFQPFFRLETHRNRDENQQKGGYGLGLAIVQRICEWHKAKCTLSVSKLGGCKFIINLPKDKNI; this is encoded by the coding sequence TTGAATCGTCTTTTCATAAATTTATACCTAGTCATTATTCTAGGTTTATTATCTATTAACTGGTTGTCTGAACAGCTGTGGCAGCAGTTTGTTGAATCAGAACATGCTCAGAGTCAGCAATGGCATCATATTGAGCAAGTTGCGAAAATTTTGCCCATACTGCAGGGACAAAAACATCAGACAAAAGAATCAATAATAAGCCAATTAAGTAAAACGCTTGATGTGCCAATAAAAACTTCGCTAATGAATAATTTTTATTGGCTTGAAGAACAAAAAGTAAAACTAATGTCTGGCCAGGTTCTGCGTAATTATGACGAACAGGACAATGTTATTTTTTATGTTAAGGTTTTAGAAAGCCCTATTGTTTATCAAGTAGGACCTGTTAATCAAAGTATGTCTTCAATAGCACATTCACAAGATTTTAAATGGTTATTTTTATGCGTTTCTTATCTCTTATTAGGTGGTGTTATCGCGTTGTGGACCAGACCACTATGGCGAGATCTTAATCAATTAAACCATATGGCGAGTGAAATTGCGGATGGCAAATTAGATCTCGCTATTTATACTAATAAACATTCGCCGATCAAAAAAATTGTCATTACCTTTAAAGACATGGCTCATCGAATTATTCGTTTATTATCGGATCAAAAGCAATTGGTCAATGCGGTGTCACACGAACTACGTACTCCTTTATCAAGGTTGCGATTCTCTCTTGCTATGCTTGAAGGTGCAAACGAAGAACAACGTAAAGATATGGTGCAAGATGTCAGTGAAATAGAAGCACTTATTGACGAAATGTTAAGTTATGCTCGATTAGAAAATATTAATCAAGATATCAAAAAATCGTCGGTGGAATTAACATCTTTAATCTCTAATCAAATCAATAAATTAGTTCGGATAAGCGATATAAGCATTACATGGCAAAAACCAGCGCCTTGTTATTATCATTGTAATGAACACTTACTTGAACGTGCTATTCAAAACTTATCAACTAATGCCTTACGTTATGCAAAAGGCAGTATTGAAATTAGCCTAGTGAATACACAAGATCACATTGAAATAATGGTTGAAGATGACGGTCAAGGAATAGATAAGCAAGACAGAGATAAAATATTTCAACCCTTTTTTAGATTAGAGACGCACCGTAATCGCGATGAAAATCAACAAAAAGGTGGTTATGGTTTAGGTCTTGCTATAGTGCAAAGAATTTGTGAATGGCACAAAGCAAAATGCACACTTAGCGTATCAAAGTTAGGAGGTTGCAAGTTTATAATTAACTTACCTAAAGATAAAAACATATAA
- a CDS encoding UPF0158 family protein — protein sequence MTVKIDDIIDAVDFDSYMSESFLNTKTEKVCIFTHDELQAAEKGVDLSDSAQWYCEAVASSKYYLENQQDYLSLPEKYDFNEYRIMEKFIARVVIPTQSEMLYQSIKGKGAFRRFKTVLTKLGLVDEWYEYRGKKLREFVEFWCEENKVSFE from the coding sequence ATGACAGTAAAAATAGACGATATTATTGATGCTGTAGATTTTGATAGTTATATGAGCGAGTCATTTTTAAACACAAAGACGGAAAAAGTCTGTATTTTTACTCATGATGAGCTTCAAGCAGCAGAAAAAGGTGTCGATCTTTCTGATTCTGCACAATGGTATTGTGAAGCTGTCGCTAGTTCTAAATATTATCTAGAAAACCAGCAGGACTATTTGTCTTTACCTGAAAAATATGATTTTAATGAGTACCGTATTATGGAGAAGTTTATCGCTCGGGTGGTTATTCCAACACAGTCGGAAATGTTATATCAATCTATAAAGGGTAAAGGTGCATTCCGGCGATTTAAAACTGTGCTAACAAAGCTTGGATTGGTAGATGAATGGTACGAATATAGAGGTAAAAAATTACGTGAGTTTGTTGAGTTTTGGTGCGAAGAAAACAAAGTTAGCTTTGAGTAG
- a CDS encoding response regulator transcription factor, which translates to MNHILLAEDDLRLANLIAKFLGQNGFQVSVLHQGDTVVDFINNNSPDLIILDVMLPKLDGFAICRQIRNSYIHPIIFLTAKDSDFDHVLGLEIGADDYIIKPVEPYVLLARINMLLRRKKHSAQISIEHLSFGQLYIHKTSRKVSLFAETIELTSHEFELLWLLASNAGKPQSREYIHEQMIDREYDGLDRSVDVRISRLRKKLGDCTKNPNRIITVWGKGYLFNSSAWEESNVH; encoded by the coding sequence ATGAATCATATCTTGTTGGCCGAAGATGATTTACGTTTAGCAAACCTCATTGCAAAATTCCTTGGGCAAAATGGTTTTCAAGTATCCGTGCTTCACCAAGGGGATACCGTTGTAGATTTTATTAATAATAATTCACCTGATTTAATTATTTTAGATGTTATGTTACCTAAACTAGATGGCTTCGCTATATGTCGTCAAATCCGTAACAGTTATATTCACCCTATTATTTTTTTAACCGCTAAAGACAGTGATTTTGATCATGTGTTAGGTTTGGAAATAGGTGCTGACGACTACATTATTAAGCCGGTTGAACCCTATGTTTTATTAGCAAGAATAAATATGCTGTTACGTCGTAAAAAACACAGTGCTCAAATATCTATAGAGCACTTATCGTTTGGCCAGCTATATATACATAAAACCTCACGAAAAGTGTCTTTATTTGCAGAGACAATAGAACTTACTAGCCATGAGTTTGAACTACTTTGGTTATTGGCAAGCAATGCCGGTAAACCACAAAGCAGAGAGTATATTCATGAGCAAATGATCGACCGTGAGTATGATGGCCTCGACAGAAGTGTTGATGTAAGGATATCTCGATTACGAAAAAAATTAGGTGACTGCACTAAAAACCCTAATCGTATCATCACTGTTTGGGGCAAAGGGTATCTATTTAATAGTAGTGCTTGGGAAGAATCCAATGTTCATTAA
- the speA gene encoding biosynthetic arginine decarboxylase, giving the protein MNKDNLDHARAHYNVRHWSQGYFGINDAGNVYVAPKFDNQEHTVDLVSIAKMIEDKGLTLPALVRFPQIIHHRIHSLCEAFNKAIDDYDYQQKYLLVYPIKVNQQREVVDEILASQHNKEYTQLGLEAGSKAELLAVLAMAQKVSSVIVCNGYKDREYVRLALIGEKLGHKVHIVLEKMSELDMILTEAKKLGVEPRLGIRVRLASQGKGKWQASGGEKSKFGLSASQVLNVVKVLKEENMLDALKLVHFHLGSQIANIRDVRLGVSEAARFYCELRNLGAGILCMDVGGGLAIDYDGTRSQSHNSMNYSLAEYANNIVHTIGDICKSYDQPMPMIISESGRALTAHHAVLISNVIGAESYEPENIKAPTPDESILLSNMWRSLEQLNNRNDDRALIEIYHDTQSDLAEVHNQFSMGLLNLTQRAWAEQINLRVCYELNKLMDGKNRFHRPIMDDLTEKLADKFFVNFSLFQSLPDAWGIDQVFPVLPLSNLEKSHEKRAVLLDITCDSDGTIDHYVDGQGIESTLPVPAWTEDEQYLLGFFLVGAYQEILGDMHNLFGDTHSAVVFVNDDGEAEITEINEGDTVEDMLNYVHLDAKLFQQTYAELIDARLSKSEGEVIYKELVDGLKGYTYLEDF; this is encoded by the coding sequence ATGAATAAAGATAATCTTGATCACGCGCGTGCACATTACAATGTACGTCATTGGAGTCAGGGCTATTTCGGTATAAACGATGCGGGAAACGTATATGTTGCGCCAAAATTTGATAATCAAGAGCACACCGTAGATTTGGTTAGCATTGCTAAAATGATCGAAGATAAAGGCTTAACACTACCGGCTTTAGTGCGATTTCCACAAATAATTCATCATCGTATTCACAGTCTATGTGAAGCTTTTAACAAGGCGATTGATGATTATGATTATCAACAAAAATATTTATTAGTTTATCCGATTAAAGTTAATCAGCAGCGTGAAGTTGTTGATGAAATTTTAGCTAGCCAACATAACAAAGAATACACTCAGCTAGGTCTTGAAGCAGGCAGCAAAGCAGAGCTACTTGCGGTTTTAGCCATGGCTCAAAAAGTGTCATCCGTTATTGTTTGTAATGGCTACAAAGACCGTGAGTACGTGCGTTTAGCCTTAATTGGAGAGAAGCTCGGTCATAAAGTACATATCGTGCTAGAAAAAATGTCTGAACTGGACATGATTTTAACCGAAGCGAAAAAGTTGGGCGTAGAGCCGAGACTAGGCATACGTGTACGTTTAGCTTCGCAAGGTAAAGGAAAATGGCAAGCAAGTGGTGGCGAAAAATCAAAGTTTGGTTTATCAGCTTCACAAGTACTTAATGTTGTTAAGGTGCTCAAAGAAGAAAATATGCTTGATGCCTTAAAGCTTGTTCACTTCCACTTAGGCTCGCAAATAGCCAATATTCGAGATGTAAGATTAGGCGTTAGTGAAGCCGCACGTTTTTATTGTGAGCTTCGCAACCTTGGTGCTGGCATTTTATGCATGGATGTCGGCGGCGGTTTGGCAATTGACTACGACGGCACACGCAGCCAATCACATAACTCTATGAACTACAGTTTAGCCGAGTACGCTAATAATATTGTTCATACTATTGGTGATATCTGTAAGAGCTATGATCAACCTATGCCGATGATTATTTCAGAGTCAGGTAGAGCATTAACAGCACATCATGCAGTACTTATTTCTAATGTTATTGGTGCTGAATCTTATGAGCCAGAAAACATAAAAGCACCGACGCCTGACGAGTCTATCTTGTTAAGCAATATGTGGCGTTCGTTAGAGCAATTAAATAATCGTAATGATGATCGTGCTTTAATCGAAATTTATCACGATACACAAAGTGATTTAGCAGAAGTACACAACCAGTTTTCTATGGGCTTGTTGAACTTAACTCAACGTGCTTGGGCTGAACAAATTAACTTACGTGTTTGTTACGAGCTGAATAAATTAATGGATGGTAAAAATCGTTTTCACCGCCCTATTATGGATGATTTAACAGAAAAATTAGCGGACAAATTTTTTGTTAACTTTTCTTTATTTCAATCGTTACCGGATGCATGGGGAATCGATCAGGTTTTCCCTGTATTACCGTTAAGTAATTTAGAAAAGTCACATGAAAAACGAGCCGTATTATTAGACATCACTTGTGACTCTGACGGTACTATCGACCATTATGTTGACGGACAAGGTATTGAAAGCACATTACCTGTACCGGCATGGACAGAAGATGAACAATACTTATTGGGCTTTTTCTTAGTCGGTGCTTACCAAGAAATTTTAGGTGACATGCACAACCTATTTGGCGATACGCATAGTGCTGTTGTCTTTGTTAATGACGACGGTGAAGCAGAAATCACTGAAATTAACGAAGGTGATACGGTTGAAGACATGTTGAATTATGTGCACTTAGATGCAAAATTATTTCAACAAACTTATGCTGAGCTTATCGATGCTAGATTATCTAAAAGTGAAGGTGAGGTAATCTATAAAGAGCTAGTTGATGGCTTAAAAGGCTATACCTACCTCGAAGATTTCTAG
- a CDS encoding helix-turn-helix transcriptional regulator, translating into MNIQQRRLKKQWSQEQLSQYSGLSTRTIQRDESGQKVGLESLKCLAAVFEVSIHTLLQEQNMNKQKVVEQPNVNETEQEAINFAQLIFKGPKKEKQDPLMKIERDAINKVKAIWKTLKA; encoded by the coding sequence ATGAATATTCAACAACGTCGGTTGAAAAAACAATGGTCACAAGAGCAACTTTCCCAATACTCAGGATTAAGCACTCGCACGATCCAGAGAGATGAGAGCGGACAAAAAGTTGGATTAGAATCATTAAAATGCCTTGCTGCTGTATTCGAAGTTTCTATCCATACTTTATTGCAGGAGCAAAACATGAATAAGCAAAAAGTCGTAGAACAGCCAAATGTTAATGAAACTGAACAAGAAGCAATTAATTTTGCTCAATTAATATTTAAGGGACCTAAAAAGGAAAAGCAGGATCCCCTGATGAAAATTGAACGGGATGCAATTAACAAGGTTAAGGCGATATGGAAAACGCTCAAAGCTTGA
- a CDS encoding DUF3019 domain-containing protein gives MTSSIYKATVYLFLCSLVFQPLSASSTNQLIIKPSVCMVKKLGDSCQMKVKVIWHNTYPVDACLFQNDLRLICWENTQDINADIHISLDQDMKFILKQNEKILAYQQIKINTILPKKYRRRLRADWSFF, from the coding sequence ATGACTTCTAGCATTTACAAAGCCACTGTTTATCTTTTTCTGTGCAGTCTCGTATTTCAACCATTATCGGCCTCATCGACAAATCAACTTATTATTAAACCATCAGTATGTATGGTGAAAAAACTCGGTGATAGCTGTCAAATGAAAGTAAAGGTTATTTGGCATAACACTTACCCTGTAGATGCGTGTTTATTTCAGAATGACTTGCGGTTGATATGTTGGGAAAATACACAAGATATTAATGCCGATATTCATATTTCACTCGATCAGGATATGAAATTCATTTTGAAGCAAAATGAGAAGATATTGGCTTATCAACAAATCAAAATTAACACGATATTACCCAAAAAATATCGTCGTCGATTACGCGCAGATTGGAGCTTTTTTTAA
- a CDS encoding RMD1 family protein produces the protein MDNEMTGNEIIFSDDKLSIYNFGDDFLSENSNIDKRFFEGGTRYRDAVQIVVSTGEYWIFDYGVVVFWAVDEDEREALIHRLKKDNTTHIKKIEEHLRFTFSDELVIKKDVISLPNNDPLTRLAISHALAQSNKLMEYEIQAQNSIKHYSHIPEELAKTGKISISQKEIAKIRGTLLSTKSDIILHYGLLDTPDFFWEYPEYESTYERMARYMDIHQRVELLSKKLATIHELFEMLAGEQKHQHSSFLEWIIIVLIAIEIVLFLVQELKDLVL, from the coding sequence ATGGATAACGAAATGACAGGTAATGAAATCATATTTAGCGACGATAAATTATCAATTTATAATTTTGGTGATGATTTTTTATCAGAGAATTCAAATATAGATAAACGCTTTTTTGAAGGCGGCACTCGCTATAGAGACGCCGTACAAATAGTTGTATCTACAGGAGAATACTGGATATTTGATTATGGTGTTGTCGTATTTTGGGCTGTGGATGAAGACGAACGTGAAGCCTTGATTCATCGATTAAAAAAGGACAATACAACCCACATTAAAAAGATTGAAGAGCATTTGCGGTTTACTTTTTCTGATGAATTAGTGATTAAAAAAGATGTAATTTCACTGCCTAATAATGATCCATTAACGCGTTTAGCAATAAGCCATGCGCTAGCGCAATCGAATAAACTGATGGAATATGAAATTCAAGCACAAAACTCGATAAAACATTATTCACATATTCCTGAAGAGCTAGCTAAAACAGGAAAAATATCGATTAGCCAAAAAGAAATAGCTAAAATTAGAGGTACATTGCTGAGCACTAAAAGCGACATTATTTTACATTACGGTTTACTTGATACCCCTGATTTTTTCTGGGAATATCCTGAATATGAAAGCACCTATGAACGCATGGCGCGTTATATGGATATTCATCAGCGTGTCGAACTATTGTCTAAAAAGCTTGCAACAATTCACGAGCTATTTGAGATGTTAGCTGGCGAACAAAAACATCAACACTCGTCTTTCTTAGAGTGGATTATTATCGTGTTAATCGCTATAGAAATAGTGTTGTTTCTTGTGCAAGAGCTGAAAGACTTAGTGCTCTAA
- a CDS encoding class I SAM-dependent methyltransferase: MTSGTEGYERFIPLFIESSQSLDFHVVCKDFIDFLPSKNANVLDLGSGAGQNSAALAKLGFKVTAVEPMNEFLQAAIHTYTSPLIEWFNDSLPNISCLDSHEGKFDFVLIDAVWHHLTEVERQLAVQKISTLVKIKGRCAISLRNGPSGIGTRVFPTNSNDTIKLFEEVGFRCIYQLRNQASVLPHKERVKWTRIVLEKNI, encoded by the coding sequence ATGACCTCAGGTACTGAAGGCTACGAAAGATTTATTCCTTTATTTATTGAAAGTAGCCAATCTTTAGACTTTCATGTCGTGTGTAAAGACTTTATAGATTTCTTACCATCAAAGAACGCTAACGTTCTGGACTTGGGCTCGGGTGCTGGTCAAAACTCAGCCGCTCTAGCGAAGTTAGGGTTTAAAGTTACTGCTGTAGAGCCAATGAATGAGTTTTTACAGGCAGCAATTCATACTTATACAAGCCCTTTAATCGAATGGTTTAATGATAGCCTCCCTAATATTTCATGTTTAGATTCGCATGAAGGAAAATTTGATTTCGTGTTAATTGATGCTGTCTGGCACCACCTAACTGAAGTAGAACGACAGCTGGCAGTGCAGAAGATCTCTACCTTAGTCAAGATAAAGGGGAGATGCGCGATTTCTCTCAGAAATGGACCTTCAGGTATTGGAACAAGAGTATTCCCAACGAATAGCAATGATACGATTAAGCTCTTTGAGGAGGTTGGCTTCAGGTGTATATATCAGTTACGTAACCAAGCAAGTGTTCTTCCCCACAAAGAAAGAGTTAAATGGACGCGTATAGTGTTAGAAAAAAACATCTAA
- a CDS encoding beta-propeller domain-containing protein: MLNKKIILLLSSFLPLLGCGDDSNKEVSIEQLNEVPALNEMSMALTPLKQVNAKDFEQHLKNGIYLSSVQQDGVLAPQGEADTTVPTIKSGYSKTVTQEEGVDEGDRIKYDGEYMYIANKLNYPRYTIAAGTALSNAWLRILQRDTQGEVTELSTMVVNEDASSINSLYLNNDKLAVLSDIYNFSSNDDTATSNITIDALFPVKQHFNLSLLDVSDKTAPNITTSYTMDGAIIDSRRVDDVLYIVSSFSPFIADLPVANTAAERFDNYKSIFSSSINDLMPQLTDAQGNSRNLVEPENCFLPIEATKKDGFNGIVTLTTIDLTQADSISSLCINTQVSGLYATPSSVYLYGTDYQNENNKMTETSVIHKFSIAGQEINYVATGTLDGRFNWQLSNLRFSEAEDDLRVVTTKGNAQVGYEHYLNVLRPTGNELALVAQLPNDTYPEKIGKLNNAGIVQEDIKAVRFFENKAFIVTFLNTDPLYVLDLTDNEQLKITGALEIPGYSSYLQPISDRLLVGIGQNVDPNILLLAEDNVINADETTAIIEGAKISLFDVSNMNAPIEITSIVYENSYTPAEFDYHALTYLKMPDNSHRFGLPIQRWLTKTVVDPETGQEIDVWAFDHSLKLLEVTGNDTNATLLEIGSVKPVINTEPSETAYLSGRDDRAIFHDDDIYYLHGNYIWKSIWQVPETTRGPF, translated from the coding sequence ATGTTGAACAAAAAAATAATATTATTACTCAGTTCATTTTTACCACTTTTAGGTTGTGGTGACGATTCGAATAAAGAAGTTTCAATTGAACAACTTAACGAAGTCCCTGCACTCAATGAAATGTCAATGGCACTGACTCCACTCAAGCAAGTTAATGCCAAAGATTTTGAGCAGCATTTAAAAAACGGTATTTACCTTAGTAGCGTTCAACAAGATGGAGTTTTAGCACCACAAGGAGAGGCTGATACAACAGTACCTACAATAAAAAGTGGCTATTCTAAAACCGTTACTCAAGAGGAAGGTGTTGATGAGGGGGACCGAATAAAGTATGACGGCGAATATATGTATATCGCTAATAAGTTGAATTACCCACGCTACACCATTGCAGCAGGGACGGCTCTATCAAATGCTTGGCTGCGCATTTTACAACGTGATACTCAAGGTGAAGTCACCGAGCTTTCAACAATGGTAGTAAATGAAGATGCCTCTTCAATCAATAGTTTGTATTTGAATAATGACAAACTTGCTGTTTTATCTGATATCTATAACTTTTCTAGCAATGACGACACAGCGACGTCAAACATAACAATTGATGCTTTATTCCCAGTGAAACAACATTTTAATTTATCATTATTAGATGTTAGTGATAAAACAGCACCTAACATAACAACTTCTTATACAATGGATGGTGCAATTATTGATAGCCGACGAGTTGATGATGTGCTGTATATTGTTAGTAGTTTCTCGCCCTTTATTGCTGATCTTCCCGTTGCCAACACTGCGGCTGAAAGGTTCGATAATTATAAATCAATATTTTCATCAAGTATAAATGACCTGATGCCACAGCTAACCGATGCCCAAGGCAATAGCCGAAATCTTGTAGAGCCAGAGAACTGTTTTTTACCTATTGAAGCGACTAAAAAAGATGGTTTTAATGGCATTGTGACATTAACAACCATAGATTTAACACAAGCGGACAGTATTTCTTCTCTTTGCATTAATACGCAGGTATCAGGTCTGTATGCTACACCAAGCTCTGTTTATTTATATGGTACTGATTATCAGAACGAAAATAATAAAATGACTGAAACATCTGTTATTCATAAGTTTTCAATTGCAGGGCAAGAGATCAATTATGTTGCGACAGGTACACTTGACGGCCGATTTAATTGGCAATTATCTAACCTTAGATTTAGCGAAGCAGAGGATGACTTGCGCGTTGTTACCACCAAAGGTAATGCCCAGGTTGGTTATGAACATTACTTAAATGTTTTACGTCCAACTGGCAATGAGTTAGCGCTTGTTGCGCAGCTGCCCAATGATACTTACCCCGAAAAAATTGGTAAGCTCAATAACGCCGGTATCGTGCAAGAAGATATAAAAGCGGTACGTTTTTTTGAAAATAAAGCCTTTATAGTAACCTTCTTAAATACTGACCCACTGTATGTACTTGACCTAACAGATAATGAGCAATTAAAAATCACCGGTGCACTTGAAATTCCGGGCTATTCTTCCTACTTACAGCCTATATCAGACCGCTTACTGGTGGGAATAGGACAGAATGTTGATCCTAATATACTTCTTTTAGCAGAAGACAATGTTATTAACGCCGATGAAACTACGGCTATTATCGAAGGTGCAAAAATTAGTTTATTTGATGTGAGCAATATGAATGCACCTATTGAAATAACATCTATTGTTTATGAAAATAGCTATACCCCTGCGGAGTTTGATTACCATGCGCTAACGTACCTAAAAATGCCAGATAATAGTCACCGTTTTGGTTTACCGATACAAAGGTGGCTAACAAAAACGGTGGTTGATCCCGAAACAGGGCAAGAAATCGATGTTTGGGCATTTGATCACTCCCTAAAGCTCCTTGAAGTTACCGGCAACGATACCAATGCAACCTTGCTTGAAATAGGCAGCGTTAAACCTGTCATAAATACAGAACCTTCTGAGACAGCTTATCTTTCGGGAAGAGATGATCGAGCAATATTCCACGATGATGATATTTATTACCTGCATGGTAATTATATTTGGAAAAGTATTTGGCAAGTCCCTGAAACAACTAGGGGACCGTTCTAA
- a CDS encoding MipA/OmpV family protein yields MKYYLLLCLMCCKLTFANECEQATDSCAPIGEWKISLAVGAGVYTNPLHGGDNTPLIVIPQISYYGEKVFFENNTLGYSFFESERFIVSLISQLNHEKAYFTSWHPQNILIETAGGTLELSSGDSDSDSVVSIKDVSNRRWAIDAGFQLNWFINQATDIQARILHDVNSVYNGLNGQIELTRTLRTEQLPNTAMSFSIGTNINSKNLVDYYYGISKTTDPNIEYSYQGKASISPYFRLVLTHQLSERWRVKLNIKRLFLDDAMTDSPLVKDDYINTIFAGVSYDF; encoded by the coding sequence TTGAAATACTATTTATTACTGTGCTTAATGTGCTGTAAGCTTACTTTTGCTAATGAATGTGAGCAAGCAACTGATAGCTGCGCGCCAATTGGCGAATGGAAAATATCATTAGCAGTGGGGGCTGGCGTTTATACTAACCCTTTACACGGCGGTGATAACACCCCCTTAATTGTTATTCCTCAGATAAGTTATTACGGCGAAAAAGTTTTTTTTGAAAATAATACCTTAGGCTATTCATTTTTTGAAAGTGAACGGTTCATCGTAAGTCTCATTTCGCAGTTAAATCACGAAAAAGCGTATTTCACATCTTGGCATCCACAGAATATTTTAATTGAAACGGCTGGAGGCACCTTAGAACTTAGCAGCGGAGATTCAGATTCAGATTCAGTAGTTAGCATTAAAGACGTTTCAAACCGTCGTTGGGCTATTGACGCAGGTTTTCAGCTTAATTGGTTCATTAATCAAGCAACCGATATTCAAGCACGGATACTTCATGATGTTAACAGCGTTTATAACGGTTTAAATGGGCAAATAGAATTAACTCGGACGTTGAGAACAGAACAGTTACCCAATACCGCAATGTCATTTAGTATTGGCACAAATATTAATAGCAAAAATTTAGTTGATTATTATTACGGTATTTCAAAAACAACAGATCCAAATATTGAATATAGTTATCAAGGAAAGGCCTCTATTAGTCCTTACTTCCGCTTGGTATTGACTCACCAACTCTCAGAGCGCTGGCGTGTAAAACTGAATATCAAACGGTTATTTTTAGATGATGCCATGACTGATAGTCCATTAGTTAAAGATGATTATATTAATACTATCTTTGCTGGAGTATCTTATGACTTCTAG
- the speB gene encoding agmatinase — protein MKNIFNQIDESIYSNAMTFLRQPLLQNPLESAADIVVLGLPFDMATTGRSGARMGPTAIRQASVNLAWEGKRFPWSFSLLKHCNIIDAGDLVFSPGDAAHFCQQVETAVGQLLNSGKTVLSLGGDHFVTLPILRAYAKKFGTMALIHFDAHTDTYSNGSSYDHGTMFYHAPKENLIDRDKSIQVGIRTNYQEKNHGFSVINAMQANDMSVDEITALIKNRVGDTPVYLTFDIDCLDPAFAPGTGTPVCGGLTTDKVLKILRALAGINIIGMDVVEVAPAYDNSEVTALAAATIALELAHLWTVKHKLA, from the coding sequence ATGAAAAATATTTTCAACCAAATCGATGAATCTATCTACTCGAATGCGATGACATTTTTACGCCAGCCATTGCTTCAAAACCCGCTTGAATCAGCAGCTGATATTGTGGTTTTAGGCTTACCGTTTGATATGGCAACCACAGGGCGCTCAGGCGCGCGTATGGGCCCTACAGCTATTAGACAAGCTTCAGTTAACCTAGCTTGGGAAGGTAAACGATTTCCGTGGTCTTTTAGCTTATTAAAGCATTGCAACATTATTGACGCGGGCGACTTAGTTTTTTCACCTGGAGATGCAGCACATTTTTGTCAGCAAGTTGAGACGGCTGTTGGCCAATTGCTCAACTCTGGTAAAACCGTTTTGTCGTTAGGTGGTGATCACTTTGTTACTTTGCCAATACTACGTGCTTATGCGAAAAAATTTGGCACCATGGCATTGATACATTTCGACGCGCATACCGATACATATAGCAATGGTAGCTCTTATGACCATGGCACTATGTTTTATCATGCACCCAAAGAAAACCTTATCGACAGAGATAAATCTATTCAAGTAGGGATACGCACGAATTATCAGGAGAAAAATCACGGTTTCTCTGTCATTAATGCCATGCAAGCAAATGATATGAGTGTTGATGAGATCACAGCTTTAATTAAAAACAGAGTCGGCGATACGCCAGTTTACTTAACGTTTGATATTGATTGCTTAGATCCCGCCTTTGCACCAGGCACTGGCACGCCAGTATGTGGCGGTTTAACTACAGATAAAGTGTTAAAGATTTTGCGAGCTTTAGCTGGCATTAATATTATTGGCATGGATGTAGTTGAGGTCGCCCCTGCTTACGATAATAGTGAAGTCACCGCATTAGCCGCAGCAACAATTGCCTTAGAACTAGCACACTTATGGACAGTGAAGCACAAGCTAGCATAA